In a single window of the Serratia quinivorans genome:
- the ppk_2 gene encoding Polyphosphate kinase, with translation MGQEKLYIEKELSWLSFNERVLQEAADKSNPLIERMRFLGIYSNNLDEFYKVRFADLKRRILISEEQGSGGASRHLLKKIQAKVLKTDQEFDSLYNDLLLEMARNQIFLINERQVSENQQIWLRQYFKQHLRQHITPILINHETNLVQFLKDDYTYLAVEIIRGIRIDYALLEIPSDKVPRFVNLPPEAPRRRKPMILLDNILRYCLDDIFKGFFDYDALNAYSMKMTRDAEYDLVTEMESSLLELMSSSLKQRLTAEPVRFVYQRDMPNEMVELLRGKLGISNYDSVIAGGRYHNFKDFIGFPNVGKANLVNKPLPRLRHTWFEKFRNGFDAIREQDVLLYYPYHTFEHVLELVRQASFDPQRAGDKNQYLPRGERLTYYRIDDPRRPQRQESHGGGRAASTF, from the coding sequence ATGGGTCAGGAAAAGCTCTACATCGAAAAAGAACTAAGCTGGTTATCCTTTAATGAACGCGTATTGCAGGAAGCCGCAGATAAGAGCAATCCCCTGATTGAGCGCATGCGTTTTCTGGGCATTTACTCCAATAACCTTGACGAGTTCTATAAGGTCCGCTTTGCCGATCTCAAACGACGCATTCTGATCAGCGAAGAACAAGGCTCTGGCGGCGCTTCACGCCATCTGCTGAAAAAGATCCAGGCCAAGGTATTAAAAACCGATCAAGAATTCGACAGCCTGTATAACGATTTGCTGCTGGAAATGGCGCGTAATCAGATCTTCCTGATCAACGAACGTCAGGTGTCGGAGAACCAGCAAATTTGGCTGCGACAATACTTCAAACAGCATCTGCGTCAGCACATCACGCCCATCCTGATCAATCACGAAACCAACCTGGTGCAGTTCCTGAAAGACGATTACACCTATCTGGCGGTGGAGATTATTCGCGGCATACGCATCGATTATGCGCTGCTGGAGATCCCGTCCGACAAGGTGCCGCGCTTCGTCAACCTGCCGCCGGAAGCCCCGCGCCGTCGCAAACCGATGATCCTGCTGGACAACATTCTGCGCTACTGCCTGGACGATATTTTCAAGGGCTTCTTCGACTACGACGCGCTCAATGCCTATTCGATGAAAATGACCCGCGACGCGGAATACGATCTGGTCACTGAGATGGAATCGAGCCTGCTGGAACTGATGTCCTCCAGCCTGAAACAACGCCTGACCGCCGAGCCGGTACGTTTTGTTTATCAGCGCGACATGCCGAATGAAATGGTGGAATTGCTGCGCGGCAAGCTGGGTATCTCCAACTACGACTCGGTGATCGCCGGCGGCCGCTATCATAACTTTAAAGACTTTATCGGCTTCCCGAACGTCGGCAAGGCCAATCTGGTCAACAAACCGCTGCCACGCCTGCGCCATACCTGGTTCGAAAAGTTCCGCAACGGTTTTGACGCCATCCGTGAACAGGACGTGCTGCTTTACTACCCATACCACACCTTTGAACACGTGCTGGAACTGGTGCGTCAGGCGTCATTTGACCCCCAGCGTGCTGGCGATAAAAATCAATATTTACCGCGTGGCGAAAGACTCACGTATTATCGAATCGATGATCCACGCCGCCCACAACGGCAAGAAAGTCACGGTGGTGGTAGAGCTGCAAGCACGTTTTGA
- the yfgF gene encoding Cyclic di-GMP phosphodiesterase YfgF produces MVKPIFWKHLRERWWGYPLIWGLLLIPFAGWLSPRIMLPEGKVYLLYLPLAACIALLMVYDWRALPGITLAIMVRYASRLGLESGILVTSLYLLCLILCWLGYRSQTQRRWCAAPGVPTLVKARLIWLVVLPALLFVFGLKLLVALAQLPDELGMMPGNSDYLLALVNFQALLLGCLSAMPLFYFMLRLLNKPRFALTLWRRFGREMAPQADKKELSLWLLVLVSMVALLSYYAKNSNPLLLGGYGLILLLPVMLYGAMRFGYQFNCIIWSSSLLVLFFHYPGYAQRDNLLHNLAVISSMMVVFTLCIYLMSALNTRQRLSHARAQSAALQDPVIGLPNLRALKRDLSLSLPSTLCFLRVSELDLLSRNYGMQLRIRFKQQLAALLHQVLAPGEGVYHLPGYDLLLRVDGEDSEEKVLQIYHALEKFRLIWNGLPLHPPLGLGYCSVNADFEHLYLLLGELSSLAEVSLTSGKPESVQNGGQWVQEEIKRKVELLHGVQHALDNDGFILMAQPIVGLRGDRYHEILLRMRDTCGEIISPNDFLPVAHEFGLAYRLDLWVLRNTLKFMDLYRAELPSARFAVNLSPSSLCRPMLCHDVNSLLEQYQIEPYQLTLEVTESHLLQDTAYAGANLQALREMGCRIALDDFGTGYASYDRLKMLPVDMLKIDGSFVRDMLTNPVDFQVITSICKVARMKRLAIVAEYVESMEQLVALKGVGVDYMQGYFIGEPQPLLALLPTPR; encoded by the coding sequence ATGGTTAAGCCAATATTCTGGAAGCATTTACGCGAGCGCTGGTGGGGTTATCCCCTCATCTGGGGCTTGTTGTTGATCCCGTTCGCCGGTTGGTTGTCGCCGCGCATTATGTTGCCAGAGGGCAAAGTCTATCTGCTCTATCTGCCACTGGCAGCCTGCATTGCGTTGTTGATGGTCTACGACTGGCGGGCGCTGCCGGGCATTACCCTTGCCATCATGGTGCGATACGCGAGCCGACTGGGGCTGGAGAGCGGCATATTGGTCACCTCGTTGTACCTGCTTTGTCTGATCCTGTGCTGGTTGGGCTATCGCAGCCAGACTCAGCGTCGTTGGTGTGCGGCTCCCGGCGTACCGACATTGGTCAAAGCGAGGTTGATCTGGTTGGTGGTGCTGCCGGCGTTGCTGTTTGTCTTCGGCCTGAAACTGCTGGTCGCTCTGGCCCAATTGCCTGACGAACTGGGGATGATGCCCGGTAATAGTGATTATTTGTTGGCCCTGGTCAATTTTCAGGCGCTGCTGCTGGGTTGCCTGTCCGCTATGCCGCTGTTCTACTTTATGTTGCGCCTATTGAACAAGCCCAGGTTCGCACTGACGCTGTGGCGACGTTTTGGCCGTGAAATGGCCCCCCAGGCCGATAAAAAAGAGTTGTCTCTGTGGTTGCTGGTGCTGGTCAGCATGGTGGCCTTGCTGTCTTACTACGCCAAAAATTCCAATCCTCTGCTGCTGGGGGGCTATGGCCTGATCCTGTTGCTGCCGGTGATGCTGTATGGCGCTATGCGCTTTGGCTATCAATTCAACTGCATTATCTGGTCTTCTTCGCTGCTGGTGCTGTTTTTCCATTATCCCGGTTATGCGCAGCGCGACAATTTATTGCATAACCTGGCAGTCATCTCTTCGATGATGGTGGTGTTTACCCTGTGTATTTACCTTATGTCGGCGCTCAATACCCGCCAGCGATTAAGTCATGCCAGGGCGCAAAGCGCTGCGCTGCAAGATCCGGTGATTGGCTTGCCTAACCTGCGGGCTCTCAAGCGCGATCTGAGCTTGTCATTACCTTCAACGCTGTGTTTCCTGCGCGTTAGCGAGCTGGATTTGCTGAGCCGCAACTACGGTATGCAATTGCGCATTCGTTTCAAACAGCAGTTGGCGGCGCTGCTGCATCAGGTATTGGCACCCGGTGAGGGCGTATATCATCTGCCGGGTTATGATCTGTTGCTGCGGGTGGATGGCGAAGACAGCGAAGAAAAGGTTTTGCAGATCTACCACGCGCTGGAGAAATTCCGTCTGATATGGAACGGGTTGCCGCTCCATCCGCCGCTGGGGTTAGGTTATTGCAGCGTGAATGCCGATTTCGAACATCTCTACCTTCTGCTGGGGGAACTTAGCTCGTTGGCGGAAGTATCATTGACCAGCGGCAAACCGGAGAGCGTGCAAAACGGTGGGCAATGGGTACAGGAAGAAATCAAACGCAAAGTCGAGTTACTGCATGGTGTACAGCATGCGTTGGATAACGATGGGTTCATTCTGATGGCGCAGCCGATCGTGGGCCTGCGCGGTGACCGATATCATGAAATTCTACTGCGCATGCGCGATACGTGCGGAGAGATCATATCGCCTAATGATTTTCTGCCGGTGGCACATGAGTTCGGCCTGGCGTATCGGCTGGACCTGTGGGTGTTGCGCAATACGCTGAAATTTATGGATCTGTACCGTGCCGAACTGCCCAGTGCGCGCTTCGCGGTTAATCTGTCACCTTCTTCGCTGTGCCGGCCTATGCTGTGCCACGATGTCAACAGCCTGCTGGAGCAGTACCAGATTGAGCCCTATCAACTGACGCTGGAAGTGACCGAATCGCATCTGTTGCAGGATACGGCCTATGCCGGGGCCAATTTGCAGGCACTGCGTGAGATGGGGTGTCGCATTGCGCTGGATGACTTCGGCACCGGCTATGCCAGCTACGATCGGCTGAAGATGCTGCCGGTCGACATGTTGAAAATCGACGGCAGTTTCGTGCGTGACATGCTGACCAATCCGGTGGATTTCCAGGTCATTACGTCTATCTGCAAGGTTGCGCGCATGAAGCGGCTGGCGATAGTGGCTGAATATGTGGAAAGCATGGAGCAGTTGGTCGCGCTGAAAGGGGTTGGCGTGGACTATATGCAGGGCTACTTCATTGGCGAGCCACAACCCTTGCTGGCGCTGTTACCGACACCGCGTTGA
- the ppx gene encoding Exopolyphosphatase, protein MPLKSTATNKPQEIAAIDLGSNSFHMVIARVVNGALQVLGRLKQRVHLADGLDSNNVLSEEAIERGLACLALFAERLQGFPADNVTIVGTHTLRQAVNAEVFLKRAAKVIPYPIEIIAGQEEARLIFMGVEHTQPEKGRKLVIDIGGGSTELVIGEDFEPLLAESRRMGCVSFAQQFFPGGEISKNNFKRARLAAAQKLETLAWQYRIQGWQYALGASGTIKAAHEVLVAMGEKDGLITLERLEMLTEQVLQFKSFSSLSLPGLSEDRQSVFVPGLAILCGVFDALAIRDLRLSDGALREGVLYEMEGRFRHQDIRSRTAKSLADHYNIDREQAKRVLDTTELLYAQWMAQNTKLANPQLEALLKWAAMLHEVGLSINHSGMHRHSAYILQNTNLPGFNQEQQLLLAALVRFHRKGIKLEELPRLNLFKKKHYLPLIQLLRLSTLLNNQRQSTTTPETLRLSTDDNHWTLRFPAGYLALNNLVQLDLEREQAYWNDVVGWKLICEEEETQNEQRTA, encoded by the coding sequence ATGCCGCTAAAAAGCACTGCAACAAATAAACCGCAGGAAATTGCTGCCATCGACCTCGGGTCGAACAGCTTCCATATGGTGATTGCCCGCGTCGTCAACGGCGCTTTACAGGTATTGGGCCGTTTAAAACAACGGGTCCACCTCGCCGATGGATTGGACAGCAACAATGTGCTCAGTGAAGAGGCAATAGAACGTGGACTGGCCTGCCTGGCGCTGTTTGCCGAACGGCTGCAGGGCTTCCCGGCGGATAACGTCACCATCGTCGGTACTCATACCCTGCGTCAGGCCGTTAACGCGGAAGTGTTTCTCAAACGTGCAGCTAAAGTGATCCCCTACCCGATTGAAATCATCGCCGGACAGGAAGAAGCGCGTCTGATCTTTATGGGCGTGGAGCACACCCAGCCGGAAAAAGGCCGCAAGCTGGTGATCGATATCGGCGGTGGTTCTACTGAGCTGGTGATCGGTGAAGACTTTGAGCCGCTGCTGGCGGAAAGCCGCCGTATGGGCTGCGTCAGTTTCGCCCAGCAGTTTTTCCCAGGCGGTGAAATCAGTAAAAACAATTTCAAGCGTGCGCGCCTGGCAGCGGCACAGAAGCTGGAAACCCTGGCCTGGCAGTACCGTATTCAGGGTTGGCAGTATGCTCTGGGCGCGTCCGGTACCATCAAGGCCGCACACGAAGTGCTGGTGGCGATGGGCGAAAAAGACGGCCTGATCACCCTGGAACGGCTGGAGATGCTGACGGAGCAGGTGTTGCAGTTTAAAAGCTTCAGCTCCCTGAGCCTGCCGGGGCTGTCGGAAGACCGTCAGTCGGTGTTTGTACCGGGTCTGGCTATCCTGTGCGGCGTGTTCGACGCGCTGGCAATCCGCGACCTGCGTCTTTCTGACGGCGCACTGCGCGAAGGCGTACTGTACGAAATGGAGGGCCGTTTCCGCCATCAGGATATCCGCAGCCGTACCGCCAAAAGCCTGGCCGATCACTACAATATCGACCGTGAGCAGGCCAAGCGGGTGCTGGACACCACCGAACTGCTGTACGCCCAATGGATGGCGCAAAACACCAAGCTGGCGAATCCGCAGTTGGAAGCGCTGTTGAAATGGGCCGCCATGTTGCATGAGGTGGGGCTGAGCATCAACCACAGCGGCATGCATCGCCACTCGGCCTATATTCTGCAAAACACCAACCTGCCCGGCTTTAATCAGGAGCAGCAGTTGCTGCTGGCGGCGCTGGTGCGTTTCCACCGTAAGGGTATCAAGCTGGAAGAACTGCCGCGGCTGAACCTGTTCAAGAAAAAGCATTACCTGCCGCTGATCCAACTGCTGCGTTTGAGCACCCTGCTCAATAACCAGCGTCAGTCGACCACCACCCCCGAGACGCTGCGCCTGAGTACTGACGATAATCACTGGACGCTGCGTTTCCCGGCCGGTTATCTGGCGTTAAACAACCTGGTACAACTGGATCTTGAACGTGAGCAGGCCTACTGGAATGACGTCGTCGGCTGGAAGCTGATTTGCGAAGAAGAAGAGACCCAAAACGAGCAACGTACTGCCTGA
- the ppk_1 gene encoding Polyphosphate kinase — MVVELQARFDEEANIHWAKRLTEAGVHVIFSAPGLKIHAKLFLISRREGDEIVRYAHIGTGNFNEKTARIYTDYSLLTADSRITNEVRRVFNFIENPYRPVTFDNLMVSPQNSRLKLYELIDREIANAEAGLPAGIMLKINNLVDKGLVDRLYTASGAGVKIRLLVRGMCSLIPNLPGISDNIQVISIVDRYLEHDRVYVFENKGDKLVYLSSADWMTRNIDYRIEVAVSLLDPTLKQRVLDILEILFSDTVKARYLDKELSNQYVPRGNRRKVRSQVAIYEYLKALEQPGQ, encoded by the coding sequence GTGGTGGTAGAGCTGCAAGCACGTTTTGATGAAGAGGCCAACATCCACTGGGCCAAGCGCCTGACGGAAGCCGGCGTGCACGTAATCTTCTCTGCTCCGGGCCTGAAAATCCACGCCAAACTGTTCCTGATCTCACGCCGTGAAGGCGACGAAATTGTGCGCTATGCTCATATCGGTACCGGCAACTTTAACGAGAAAACCGCGCGTATTTATACCGACTATTCATTGCTGACCGCCGACTCACGCATCACCAACGAAGTGCGTCGGGTGTTTAACTTTATCGAAAACCCGTACCGGCCGGTCACCTTCGACAACCTGATGGTGTCGCCGCAGAACTCGCGCCTGAAGCTGTATGAGTTAATCGACCGGGAAATTGCCAATGCCGAGGCCGGCCTTCCCGCCGGCATTATGCTGAAAATCAACAATCTGGTGGATAAAGGGCTGGTAGATCGGTTATATACCGCATCCGGCGCCGGTGTAAAAATCCGCCTGTTGGTGCGAGGTATGTGTTCTTTGATTCCCAACCTGCCGGGGATCAGTGACAATATTCAAGTAATCAGCATCGTCGACCGCTATCTGGAACACGACCGGGTTTACGTTTTCGAAAACAAAGGTGACAAACTGGTTTATCTGTCCTCTGCCGACTGGATGACCCGTAACATAGATTACCGCATCGAAGTCGCGGTCTCGCTGCTGGATCCAACGCTGAAACAACGAGTTCTGGATATTCTGGAAATTCTGTTCAGCGACACGGTCAAGGCACGTTACCTCGATAAAGAACTGAGCAACCAGTACGTACCGCGCGGCAACCGCCGTAAAGTCCGTTCTCAGGTTGCCATTTACGAGTATTTAAAAGCTCTGGAACAACCAGGACAGTAG